The Bubalus bubalis isolate 160015118507 breed Murrah chromosome 2, NDDB_SH_1, whole genome shotgun sequence genome includes the window TTTTCACTGACTCTAAAGTGAGCCGAAGGGGCTGTTAAACTGTGTTCTTCTATCTTGATCTATCATTCTCTCCTGAGACTAGCCTCGCCTTCACCTCAGCCCACACCACCGGGCACTGTACCTGTCTCCTCCCTTATTCAGGTAGGCTTGATCACATTCATGGCCCTGGTGGGCAGCTTTGTGCCAGCAGAGGAAGCTGAAATCGGGGCAGTAGATGCCATCTTCACCCGAATTCACAGCTGCGAATCCATCTCCCTTGGCCTTTCCACCTTCATGATCGACCTCAACCAGGTCAAGAGGAGGcagagttgggggaggggatgaTGGGGAAGAAACCCTAGCCCTGAAAAATGGTCAGAACAGGAAAAAATTGCCTTCTGCTGCCTGTTCTTTACGCGAGGGGCAGGGAGCACCCAGTTCAGAAACCAGGAGAATCAATACCATGAACCTTTGCCAGTCCCTGGCTTTGTGAGAGGCACTGTTGTCAATGAAAGGATGAACAAAACTTGGGTCTCGCCGTTAAAGAACTTGCAGTTCAGTAGGGTGGACACGTATTCAGGCATCTTTACTCGCAGGCACACTGGTCACTGCCAGGCCTCGAATGTTTATGAAACTCTCCCTTATCCACCGGGTGCCCAGCAGGTGGCGAAAGCAGTGAACAATGCCACCGAGCGCTCGCTGGTCCTTGTGGATGAATTCGGAAAGGGAACCAACACGGTAAGGGCAAAAGCTAACGAGGAACTGAGGAAAGGAagatgaaggagggcaaaggaggaggaggggggcgcTGGGCCTCTGGAAAAGAATAGGGGTGTATGGGCATGAAGGGGGAAGGCCCGGCAGGAGGAGGGGGTGCACGGGGCACCTGTGGCTCCACACCTTCACCCTGTGCTCCCCTGCGCCCCTCACAGGTGGATGGGCTCGCGCTGCTGGCTGCTGTGATCCGACACTGGCTGGCACTCGGACCCATGTGTCCCCACGTCTTTGTAGCCACCAACTTTCTGAGCCTTGTTCAGCTGCAGCTGCTGCCGCAGGGGCCGCTTGTGCAGTACTTGGTGAGGAGACCTACCCAGCTCCCCAGGGGCCCCGAAGCTGAGCATTTCCCAGAGCTGGGAACTGGCTCCTACATCAGAACAGGGACCGTGTCCCTTTCTGTTTCTTACTCTCAACGGCGACTGACCAAGGGTATTGGGGCAGGAAACAGAACGAACACTGTCcccttttattctctttgaagACCATGGAGATCTGTGAGGATGGGGACGACCTTGTCTTCTTCTATCAAGTTTGCGAAGGTGTTGCCCGTGCCAGCCACGCCTCCCACACGGCTGCTCAGGCCGGGCTTCCTGAGAAACTCATTGCTCGCGGCAAGCAGGTGAGGCCCGAAGAGGAACCACCTCCATCAGGGCTCCCATCCACTGTCCCTGCTTCTCTCAGGGGTCTGGATTTCTGGGCCCATGGAATTTCTGACccatactttcttttctcttacccacccccacccctaccccttcCTCCTTGGTCCCAGGTTTCAGACTTGATCCGCAGTGGAAAGCCCATCAAACCTGTCAAGGAGCTGCTAAaggagaagcaaatggaaaagTGAGTGCAGGCCCAGGGTGCTTGTTCTCAGGGACCATGTTCTACAGCTCCTTTGCCCCTTCCAGGGACTCAGCCAGCCTCTTTGCCCTTTAATGATTCACAGTTTCTTTCTGAAACTCCTAAATTCTCAAGGTCCTGGATTTCCTGTGCTGCATCCTCTCCCCTCTGCTCAGGGACTCTGTTATCTATCCTCCCCCAAACctcactcttctctctcttcaGTTGCCAGACATTAGTAGATAAGTTTCTGAaactggatttggaagatcccagCCTGGACCTGGACATTTTCATGAGTCAGGAGGTGCTGCCTGCTGCCACCACCATCCTCTGAGAGTCCTTCCTGGGCCCTCCTCCAGGTTCCAAACCCCTGAAGGCTGCCAGGCCTTCTTGTTTCCTTACCTCCCTCAGACCCAGAGTTCTCTGTTTCCCTTGAAATTCTGTTTAATGTTAGTAATAAAGCTTATTTTGGAGAAAGTTGTTGTTTCCTCAGACCAGCCAAAACAAAGCGAAGCAGTAGGAAAGAGATGAAACAGGAAGCAGCAGTCTACAGAGGAACCTGCCTTGCTACATTGTAAATACAGTATCACTGCTGGAGGGAGGCCTCGGGCTCTACCAGGGGGACTTCATGAGAACCAGCCACTGCATCAGGCCCTACGAAAACAGatgaggaagaagacagaagCCCAAGATGTTCTTTTCCTTCAAAGTAGGAACACCCTGGCCTCAGACAGACCCAGCTGGAAGGGCTCTAAGAGGCTGAAAGACTAGGCAGGACCAGTACAAGGCTGGGGGAAAGGGAGGGCCCAGCCCTGCACCAGTGGGCGTGGCTCCACCCTTCCCACCTCAGAGCCATGGGGAGCCGGGGTCCCGGTGGGTGGCCCCTGGTGCAAGCCCCCTACACGGTTCTGTTGCTGCCACTGGAGACAAGCCGCCAAGACCCAGGGGCCCGGAGCTTCTTCCTCTGGGTGAGTATCAGTCCCACAGGAAATCCTGGGGAAGCCCATCTCCCTAGATCAGTCTCCTACAGTCCCCGTCAATTTTGAGGACGCACAGCTCCAGCCCCCTGCTTTCACTCGCCCTGCAGGTCCCCAGTAGCCAGTCTGGACTCACAGGCAGTGACCAGACAGTGAAGCCAAGCATGGTCCATCACCCTGTTATAGAGTGAGTCAGCCTTTGCTCCTTGCCTTTTCAGCTGCAGAGGATGCAGGCACTGGAGCGCGAGCAGGACGCCCTTTGGCAGGGGCTGGAGCTGCTGGAGCATAGCCAGGCCTGGTATCAGGGCCGTCTGAGGGAGGCTCAGCAACAGCAGCTGCACGTGGGGGCCCTTGGTGAGGTATGGGGCTGACCCAAGGGGTGGGGGGGCAAGGGTTACAGGGATGGGTGGACACAGCCTGACACCATCCCGGAAAGGCAAGAGTTAATGGACAGGGATCAAGAATGGGAAGCAGCATTGTAACGACAGGATGCCCCCAAGTGTTAGGTCGGTGTTCATAGTTGGGCCTAGAGAAGGCTGGTCGGCATTCTATTCAGAGGGACACAATTTGGATCACTCTGTGGAGCTGGGGGAGTGGCCTGGATTGTTCCAATGAgctgggatgggcagggaggatCCATAAAGAATAGAGAAGTGGGGACTATGGCGTTTGAGGGGCTGAAGAACTGGACTGTTACAGAGATGAAGCAGAGAATACTGGAATTGCCCACCTGCCTGGCAGGGAACTGGGCTGAGGGGCCTGGATGGAGGAGAGGAATGGCCTGCGGCGGCAGGAGAAGAGTGGCAGATGGAGCTCAAGTTTCACCATGTTTGCCTCCAATTCCTCCTCTAGAATTTTCTAACGGATTTATACTCAGAGCCCCGTGGCCCCCAGTTAGCCCAGATTCAGAGAGTGAACATCTGCTTGCAGAATCTGCTTCAGGGGAAGGTGAGTTTATTGTTTTTAGTTTCGACTTTTGGGAAATGGGGATGAAGAAGGGACTTGGGGTCAGCACTGGTCTAACAAAACATCGCATTTCCCCCCAGTTCTTCCCACATTCCCCAAACAAAGCTAGTTCCTGCACCACCCAGGACTGGAAGGGAAGGCCAAGGAAACAGGACATGTGGCGGCAacaggtgggtgggggtgggggtgggggtggggcaggagccCTGGCCAGCCGGCTGTGGGGGTGAGGAACACAGATGTCCAGactgtctctctcctcttctccaggagatgtcaAGGCAGCAGAAAGGAGGCATTCAGCCAACAGGGGAGACGGCTCAGCCAGGCTgcccccatggacggaggggccctACCCGTGTCTAAAGGCCCCTGTGGTCCCCTCAGTCATGCTGACAAGACTGAGAGAACCCCTAGCCGCCTTATTCTGACTCAACAACTAAATGGCTCTGGGTGGCAGGTCAACTGAAATCCAAATATACTGGTGTAAAGTCTCTTCTCTGCTCCTGAAAActtccattttatcttttttgctATTTCATGCTCTCACTCTTccctatgcatgcatgctcagttgcttcagtcatgtctgaccttttgcaagcccaccaggctcctctgttaataggattctccaggcaagaatacctgcgtgggttgccatgcccttttccagggaatcttcctgacctaggataGAACCCACGCTTcttacgtctccttcattggttctttaccactagcacccacCTGGGAACCCCCCTGCTCTTTCTGATACAATGTACATAAGTGATCTTTCTCTGAAATCTCTCTGGGGAGAAGACATGTTTATTGGCATTGTCCttcaattttaaatacaaaaataaaatagaagcctctccagaatttcaaaaataaaataggagCATCTCCAGAATGTCAATAAAGGCAATTCTATAAATAACACTTTGGGTAGGAGGTGGGGAACCCACCTCCCCACTTCCAGTCTTAGTCACTGCCCCAGATATCTTCCCTTCCATCTGAGCTTGGGAGAGAGCATGAATAAGTAGTGGAGTAAAGATgctgcagagaaagagaaagcaacttTCTCCAAAAATGaatctgtttttttctcccctaCCCCAAGGGTTAGGGTAAGTGCATTGTGGGAAATTCATTGCCCTCTATCCCAGTCTTGGAAAAAAAGGCAAGTGGATGAGAAGGAAAACTTCTGTCCCACCTGGAGAGGTAGAGGCCCCTCCTATCTTCTCATCAGTGGGCAAGATGGCGCACAGCGCTGGAGGCCCTTCCCTCCAGGGACTGCTGCATCACCAGGGGCCCAGGCTGAGCAGAAGCAGCATCACCCCAAATGTGGTCCACCAGGGGTTGCCCACCagcccgcccccagcccctccctgagtGACCGAGGTGAAAAAATGAAAGGCAGGGCGTGAGGTGTTGAGGACCGGGTCAGTCGAGTAGGCGGGAGCAGGGAGCTGGTCCTGGGGAAAATTAGAGACTGTCAGGGTGGTTGCCCCCAGATTAATCCCGCACCACTCTCCCCTTACCCTGCCTATCCTGCAATGGAAAGTGGGGGCACTCACCTGCGGGGCGGGAGCCTGCACCAGGAGCCGGAGGAAGGCATGGGTCGGGGGCATCATGCTGGCTTCTCCATTCTTTGCAGTCACCGTCACCATCACCACGGAGTCGGAGGCGGCTGTGTCTGGTACCTCCAGCCACAGGCGCCCCCAGGTGGACTCGTTCTGTTCCAGGTGAACCCTGGGGAGTGGATGCCACCATCTGGCTTCAGCCACAGGCTCTGAATAGCCAGGAGCCAAGGGGAGGTGGAGAGGGGAGCGAGGAATCTGAGCTCCCATCCCAAAGGGCCAGAGGAGCACCTACCAGATCCCATGCCCGAGCACAGAAAGATGGGACCAGAAGGGAGCAGGAGGTTTCAGGGACTTCACCTGGAGAGGTTGGAGGTGAGGGCGAAACTGGGTTTGGCAGACGTTCTAAGATGGAGATCCTGAGGGCCTGAAAAGCTGGCGATGCGGAGGCTAAGCGGGGCCGTGGTGCCTGGTGCCAGGAAACCCGGGGGACCGCTGAGCTGCGGAAGAGGGCTGGTCAGGGGAGGAGCAGGCCGCGTTCCTCCAGCCCCAGCCGCACCTTCCGCGGCCTCTCACCTCCAGCAGGACTGGAACTACAGCACAGGGCTGGGGGGCCACCCGGTGCAGGCCCTGTCCCACTCCATCCTGGCCAACCAGCTCCAGGGAGAAGGGTCCCAAGGTGGACAGAAGGGTGGGCGGCAGTGAGGCAGCGAGGAGACCTCGCTCTGGGGGTCCCCTGGGCTCCAGAGGCACCTGGCCCAGTTCAGCACCCTGCGGGACCCCTCGGAGGACCACGTGGGAGAAGTGCGGCAGAGGGCCTCCAGGGCCTCCTCTGGAGCCCAGCCCTGTCACTTCTACCAGCAGCTGGGTCTGGAGACCTGgacaggggagaggaggggagaacaGAGATGGGCGTGAGACTTGGAGACAGGGAGAAAAACATGAATGGCTTTGAATAGTGGTTAGCTCTGGGCCTTGTGGATGGGGCAATGGGGTTACCTCTAGTGGGTACTGATGGGCAGGGCCAGCAGCAAGTTCTGGGATGCTGGAAATGTTCCATAGCTTGAACTGAGTGAtggttattaatatataaaatccaCCCAGCCTGTACACTTAAGTTTAGTGCACCTTGTTAAATGTTgtaactcaataaaaaattatatatatacacacaagttAGGGGTGGGGCTAGATGTACCTGCAACTGGTTGAGTCAGGGGGTAGAGGCCAGGGTGGGGTCCATCCTCCATGGGGATCCCAAAGTGGAAGAGGAAGTCCAGGGAGGTCTGGGCTGAAGGAGGTTGAAGGCAGTCAGAGACCCTCCCACGATGAATGTGACTGATATTGCTCTCTGGTCTCCCCATCCCTTTCCTAGGAATATCATCCTTCTTACCTTGCACTCTCACCCGGGGGGTACCCTTGGCTGTGACTTGGATCTCCCAGGTTCCTGACTGTGGAGGGTCATTCACTCTCACCATCCAGAACTGTCCAAAGCGGCGAGTGTGACCTAGAGGCCCCTCACCTTCCTCCTGGCCCTGGGAGACCCCTAGGTGGGTGTGGGTGATGAGAGATTGGCACAGGAGAATTCCTTTCGCTTCATACATTACCCCTCCTTCTTCAGCCTCTATTCTTCCCACTGCCTTGAGACACACACAGGGAAGTACCTGCAGGGTTTCTGATCCAGAAACTGCTGACCTCCCCGTGAATCCGGACTGTGACCTTCTGGAGCAGTCCATCCACTCTGAACACAAGTGGCCTCTCAGCCACCACAACCCGGGGCTCCAGGGGAAGGGTCACCTTGAGGGGGCAGGACAGAAAAATGGGGGAGAAGATAAGACATGGGATGAGGTGGGAACaaaggcaggagagagaaaggtagagacagaaagaaacgGAGGAACACGTGGAGAAGGGATCCCAGTGAGAGAGGAGGAGCAGGGGTGGAGCTATGGTCAATGACAAAGTTGGAGGCAAGGGATTAAGGATGAGGCAACCACCTTCTGCCCCCCCATAATAGATGGCAGGACTTCCTAGAGGAGCCGtgaggacagaatactggaggtCAAGACTGGGTGGGGAGGTAGTACTAATATGGAAGGAGCAGGATTAGAAGGGGGTAGCCGTGGATCTCAGAGGGAGAGAAACTTCCTTCCCACCCTTCTGCCTGGATTGGCAACTCAGCAAAGAGAACCATTCTTTACGAGAAAGAGAAATGCAGTGTCGCCCGTCCCCTCAGTTCTCAGCTGAGCCTCCACATGTACTCACCAGGTCAGCTATACTGTCCCCAACAATGGCCGCCACATCCCGAATGTACTGGTCTTGGGTGAAAATCACTTCTCCTCCTGAGGCCAGGGCCACCGCTTCATATGGCTCAAAACGCAGAGGGGACAAGACCTCACGCCGGGCCCGGCCCTGAGCCCTAGATGGGTCCTCAGTTACCAGGAACGTAACCTGTGTCCGGAAGAGAGGCCAGTACTTGAGGTTTCTACTTGCTATGTACCATTGTAACCCAGGATCTCCTGTGCTCAGGCTCTCTACAGAGCTGACCATTGGTGATAAATTCTGTCTACCCTCTGGCTGCTACAGCATTAAGGGTAGGGCCTCCCATTCTAGTATTGTTAAAGGAGTTTGGAGATGTTACACTCATGAGGCACTTCTCTCCCCTCCAAGCCAAGGCTGGTTTAACCACCCTGGTGTGAGTGTCACCCTTGTAATGAGAGTTGTCCTGGGGTTTCCACATCCCTGGGTACCTAGGGATGAGTCTCCCACCAGTTATGCTCACTCTGCAACGCCGTTCCTGCGTCAGAGATTCCACCTGGTTGGTGAGAAAGGCGTCCTTAGGGGAGGCATCAGTGAAGACAAAAATGTCTGAGAGTGGAGGTGTGTGCAGCAGAGCCAGCTGGCAGGGAGAGAAAAAACTGGTGGTAAAAACTGGCAgccttcaatgaaaaataaataaatgtttttaaaatggtgGCAGTAGGGGAATGGGCAGAGCAAGGGAAGGCAGAGTAGAAGGCAGTATGGCCCTGAAATCTGGAATGAAACGAGTGACACCAGGTTCTGAAGATGGGATGGAGGGTGGGTCCCAGGGAAGCTCTAGCTCCCTTGATGGTAAGGCCTGGAgagcggggaggaggagggaaagggcaGGGGAGTGGGGGAGAGCAGACCTCCAGGGCTGACAGGCACATCTCTGGCTCATCACCACCTCCCAAGGCATGCATCTCATTGAGCTGTTGCCAGAAGCTGTCAGGGTCACTTGTTGTAAAGACAGGGCCAAACCCTGGGGAATGAGATTGAGAGACTGAGGAGAAGGCTCCTCTCTTGCCTGCCCAGGGCCATCTCCCCAGTCAAGAGGCCCTGCAGTGTTCCTCGGGTGAACTCATATTGAGATAacaatattctttatatttatacTGACAGCATAGGACAAGGCAGGGCGTAGGTTCCTCTGGTGGGAAAGTGGACCTCATTTCCTCACAAAATGGTGGTACTTCCTGTGGTCTTGAGTGGGCCCTTTTGGggtatatgtttaaatataaaaacaactgGTGAAGCAACacggatggaactagagattatcatactaagtgaagtaagtcaaatatCATTATGATATTCCACTTGtacgtggaacctaaaaaaatgatacaaatgaacttatttacaaaacagaaatagattcaaggacataaaaaacatatttatgattaccaaagggaaagggagggataaattaggagtttgggattaacagatacacacaactatatataaaatagatacccaacaaggacctactgtatagtacagggaattagattcaatatcttgtaataacttataatgggaAGGAACCTAAAAAtgacatatataactgaatcactttgctgtatatctgaaacactgtaaatcaactatacttatcaattacaaaaaacacaaaaaacctggGTCCTCCGATTCCTCACAGAAAAGCCAGAGAAATAATAGTGCTTACCTCAGAGAAGCCTATTGAGATGACTGAGTTGATTTTGTAAATTTCAGAACAGTGTTTTGACACATAATAAGTGCTAAATTCttaattattcatttactcataCCCTTATCAAATATGTGATAAGCTCCTGTTGAATGTCAGTCACCATGAGATTTATATAGATGGATCAGACTCAAACCCGCTCCTTAGGGAAGTTTCAATCCAAATTTTATTTGATGATCATTTCAACCTTGGGAGATAGTCGGGATAAGTACTgacccattttatggatgatgaAGTTGAGGAAGGAGAGGTTGAACAAACAGGCTAAGGACACACAAGATTGGTCAACCCAGGTCAGATAATCTGACTTCTAAGTCAGTGGAGGAAGGAATATGATTTAAGTAGCTGTCTCAGATATTTCACAGAGGCCTGGACACACCAATTCCCCATCTTCATCCCAATCTCTGTCACAGGAAATGGAGAGAATTGAAAATGACTTATTACGATGGACGCCTAACAACTCAGAGGCTGCCTGCCTAAGCACCTGTCATGATTAAACTCCTATGGCAAGTGCTGTCATAttggaaacagtggaagaagtGGCTGACAGTTCCCTATATGcacagctgctgcttctgctaagctgcttcagtcatgtccgactctgtgcgaccccatagatggcagcccaccaggcttccccgtccctggcattctccaggcaagaacactggagtgggttgccatttccttctccaatgcataaaagtaaaaagtgaaagtgaagtcgctcttcgtgtccaactcttcacgaccccatggactgcggcctactggctcctccatccatgggattttccaggcaacagtactggagtggggtgccattgccttctccgctatatGCATAGAGGTGCCAATAAAGGACAAGGATCCTAGGAAGTGCCTCCATTCTATTATGGAAGTGAAGCCATGAGGCCCACTTCCCTACCAGTGACATTACCTCTTGCCCTGGACTTGCCTCCACTCTCCTGGCCAGACCATAGTTACCTGGATCATGGAACGGCACCAGGACATACTGAGTGGGCTCCATGGGGGTGCCCCGTCGCTGCTCCACAATGTGACGGGCCTGGATCTTGGCAGCATTGATCTCCTCGCCCATACTGCCTGTGGTATCCAGGACGAAGCTcaggctggaggctggggtgATGTCCAGCAGCCTGAGAAGCAGGCCAGAGATACAGTGCATGGTCTGCACACTCGTCCCCAGCCCCTGGTTTCTCAGTTCCAGAGCACCTACCTATTAAGGAGCCCAGCTGCAGGAGGCCACTCACCTGGAGAAACCCCTGTCTCCCAGGCGGCTTCGTAAGAGGTTGAAGGCCTGGATGGAGGCCAGTAGGGCCAGTTTTGCAGCCTGGAGGTGCAGCATGTGGTGGGGGGAGAAGCCTGGGGACGTGCTATCCTTGTTGATGCCTCCCCGTGGCGGCTGGGAGCTGCTCTGGTCAAAGTGGCCCCCGTGGCTACatttccctgggttggggaaacaGATCTGtagggtgaaggtaaaaaacccACTGCCTTCTAATAAAATGAAGCCCTTTCTGACTTGGCCTAACCCTCTCACTCTTCAGGAAAGGATCAGCCGAAAATTAGGACATTTTGCAGAGGGCAAATCTGGAGTAAATCTGGAATGGTTGGTCACCACAGCACATAGTAGATCCCCTGATCCCTCAAGTCGGTCCCCAGAAGCTCCTTCGGGCATTGATGTCTTATCATCTCTGTAAGAAGCTGTCCCCCCTGCACTCCAACAATCATGGCCGCCTCAGTGGGCCTTCAG containing:
- the SAPCD1 gene encoding suppressor APC domain-containing protein 1 isoform X3, yielding MGSRGPGGWPLVQAPYTVLLLPLETSRQDPGARSFFLWLQRMQALEREQDALWQGLELLEHSQAWYQGRLREAQQQQLHVGALGENFLTDLYSEPRGPQLAQIQRVNICLQNLLQGKEMSRQQKGGIQPTGETAQPGCPHGRRGPTRV
- the SAPCD1 gene encoding suppressor APC domain-containing protein 1 isoform X2 produces the protein MGSRGPGGWPLVQAPYTVLLLPLETSRQDPGARSFFLWLQRMQALEREQDALWQGLELLEHSQAWYQGRLREAQQQQLHVGALEFSNGFILRAPWPPVSPDSESEHLLAESASGEGDVKAAERRHSANRGDGSARLPPWTEGPYPCLKAPVVPSVMLTRLREPLAALF
- the SAPCD1 gene encoding suppressor APC domain-containing protein 1 isoform X1 — its product is MGSRGPGGWPLVQAPYTVLLLPLETSRQDPGARSFFLWLQRMQALEREQDALWQGLELLEHSQAWYQGRLREAQQQQLHVGALGENFLTDLYSEPRGPQLAQIQRVNICLQNLLQGKFFPHSPNKASSCTTQDWKGRPRKQDMWRQQEMSRQQKGGIQPTGETAQPGCPHGRRGPTRV
- the VWA7 gene encoding von Willebrand factor A domain-containing protein 7, giving the protein MLPADVPLCHLGPSVLLLLQLLLPSASAFFPNIWSLLAAPGSITHQDLTEEAALNVTLHLFLEQPPPGRPPLRLEDFLGRTLLADDLFAAYFGPGSPSRRFRAALGEVSRANAAQDFLPTSKNDPDLHFDAERLGQGRIRLVEALRETVAAAKALDYTLARQRLGAALHALQDFYSHSNWVELGRQQPHPHLLWPRQELRSLAQAGDPTCSDCEELSCPGNLLGFTLLTSGYFGTHPSKPPGKCSHGGHFDQSSSQPPRGGINKDSTSPGFSPHHMLHLQAAKLALLASIQAFNLLRSRLGDRGFSRLLDITPASSLSFVLDTTGSMGEEINAAKIQARHIVEQRRGTPMEPTQYVLVPFHDPGFGPVFTTSDPDSFWQQLNEMHALGGGDEPEMCLSALELALLHTPPLSDIFVFTDASPKDAFLTNQVESLTQERRCRVTFLVTEDPSRAQGRARREVLSPLRFEPYEAVALASGGEVIFTQDQYIRDVAAIVGDSIADLVTLPLEPRVVVAERPLVFRVDGLLQKVTVRIHGEVSSFWIRNPAGVSQGQEEGEGPLGHTRRFGQFWMVRVNDPPQSGTWEIQVTAKGTPRVRVQAQTSLDFLFHFGIPMEDGPHPGLYPLTQPVAGLQTQLLVEVTGLGSRGGPGGPLPHFSHVVLRGVPQGAELGQVPLEPRGPPERGLLAASLPPTLLSTLGPFSLELVGQDGVGQGLHRVAPQPCAVVPVLLELSGPPGFLAPGTTAPLSLRIASFSGPQDLHLRTSAKPSFALTSNLSRVHLEQNESTWGRLWLEVPDTAASDSVVMVTVTAKNGEASMMPPTHAFLRLLVQAPAPQDQLPAPAYSTDPVLNTSRPAFHFFTSVTQGGAGGGLVGNPWWTTFGVMLLLLSLGPW